AGGCGGCTGGAGCCCAAGCAGGACCCGCGTGCCGGACGGACCTCGGAGCCGGGCGGCCGGGCCGAAAGCCACCCAGGGTCCCGCCAGGGAAGAGCCGCGCGAAGGCGGCCCCCACGGGGTTCCGGAATGGACATCCTTTCACAGAGACGGCCACCCTGGATCCACCCCAGCCCGACGGGCTGTGAGGAGGGCCCCGGTCGCCTTGCTTGCCCGAGTCAGAACGGAAGAAAATGAGGGAAGGGTCGGGCCGAGGGCAGCCGAAAGGGGAAAGGAACCGAGTGCGAAGGGGCGCCGCCGCTTCCCACCTGCGTCAAGCTCCAGCTGGTAACAGGGCAGAGGCTCGAGGGAGAGCTTGTAACCCTCGAAACGAGGATCCAACAGAGGTCTCTTGACTCGCAGGGAGCAATTAGCGGCCACGTCCATCGTCTTCCAGGGTCCTAGCGTGAGAATTAATAAAGCTCTTGTTGAAAGGTCCGCGCTTCACTCGTAGTATTGAAGCAAGGAGGCGGCGTGGTTCCCATCCCAGAAAACACTGCGGTGCAGAATGCCGTCTGGGAAATGTAGTGCCCATAAGAAAGTTGACTCTGTTGCACGCTGGGCTATGTAGTTTTCCGGGGACCTTAACGCCCCAGCGACAGCAGGGTCTGGACTCTCTTACCCAGAGGGCTAAGCGGCCAGGAGGCGGCCCGCGCTGGTTAAATTCTCACATTATAGGCAGGGTGGCAAGACCCCGCCCCGGAAATGCGTGTTCTAGCTTTCTGTGTGCTTAGGTGCCCGAGCTACTGAGGGTCTAGGTCCGGGCAGCCGAAGAGTGTGGTAGGTAACGGTCGTCAGCGCAAGGGTCATTTCGTCGCTGGGAAGGGACGGCCCTCGCCCGCGGTGATGGTGGTGAGCTATGCCCGTGGTCCTCAGGGCCGGGACCCgggcccagcccaggctcctTTCGATGTGCTGTCTTTCGTTAGCTTCCCCGACCCGCGCTCGCGGGCCTGTAGGGCTCTCCGACAGGGCGTGCTACCGGAGTTGGCCTGAAGCCAGTCCTCGCTTTGTTTTCTGGCTCCTCCCCTCCCGCCTCTCCCGCTGTCTCCGCCCTATTCTATTTGCCAAAAGAATGTCTGAACTGGGGGGGATCCCCTAGCGCCCTTGTTTTaccagtgagaaaactgaggcctttAAGAATTGACTGGTCCAAGGTCACTATCCCTATTTTAGGGGCCAAGGCGAGATCAAGTTCAATGTTCTAGGAATTGTACTGGCTAGACcttagaattattttgaaaatgttagcCTCCAACTACAAAACCAAACATTTCCTAGTGTTATCTCAacccttccttcttcttgttccactcacaaaaagaaaaaaaaatgtttttcaactCTGAAAACTCATTGCCAGTCTTGAGTTTTCCTGTAGGGGAGATGGGAGAGGACAAAAGTAGTCTCAAGTTAGTGACAGCTTAGGTGGAGTAACGTTAGGTTATTCCGAGTTTTGCAACCTAACCTTCTTCTCCTTTCTACACTATTTTGGTTTGGGCTATCTGTTTTTACTGAAAATTGAGAATTTTCTAAGTTTGGAATTCGTTTTTAAGTTGTTTTCCCCTTATCGCACCAGCAAGCTTTGGTAAAGAGCCTGCACACACACTCTTACAGCTAGTTTGGCAGTTGTAATTCTGGCTACGTGCCAGTGAAAAGTAGTCAAGTAAAGCCTTCAGGCCTTATCTGGAAATTTCATTTTCCACCAACAGCGCTTAATCTTTTATTGATGTTTAGGTTATATGGCTCCCTCAAAATTTTGAAGGCCCTCAAGGTGCAGAAATGATTAACAGACAGTTATAATGTGCTGTTAAAGTGTTTTGGGGCTTCTGGGTTCAAAgtacctgagttcaaattctgcctTCACTGCTTTTTatctcggtgcctcagtttcctcatctgtaaaatacaaagTATGTTAGTAATACTTACATAAAAGAATAAGATCTGGGAATTAAATGAGGTGAAAAACCAATGTGTTAGCCCAGTACCAGGCACATATGTGTTTAAGAAATgttacaataattattattacccAAAGACTCATTAGTAAAGGGTATATGGGGGAAGAAATTGTAAAGTGAGTTCATCAGTATAACTTCTTGGGTACAGTAAATAATATTAAGAGTAGTGACATTGTTAACACAGCGTTGAAATTTATCACCCCTTCAGTTGATAGAATGTATGTTAAGAATGTTGAGAGGCTTGCCTAGAGAATTTAGAAGAAGATGCTTTGTAAGTGTTCTATATCTGAAAATACATGTTGATGTTCAGGTTAGCAAGATGAACAAAGATGCGCAGATGAGAGCAGCAATTAACCAAAAGTTGATAGAAACTGGAGAAAGAGAACGGTAAGTAATAGATTGTGTTAATTTAACATCTTTAAGTTATAGTTACATTATATATAAGTATCTAAATAGCAAGGAACAAAACTGATGTCAAGGGAAAGAATTACAGAAGATTGAGGTTATCAAAAGCTTCAATTCCTAATATCTATAAAAGATAGTTAGGTCTGTTCAATATTGTAAGACTTGAAGGGCAGTGGGTAATGCAGAAGGATGAACAGGAAATGACTCTCAAAGGATATatagtagagaagaaaaacaccCAAATAACTACAATTGAAGACATGTTACCCAGGTTTTAACGGGGAGACGATGTGATAGAACTAGTTTCAGTTACCGAGCTCTCTTAACCTCAGAGCAGCATGTACTGTTCCTACTCTCTGAaaattcctcttccttcctctcatctTTAGCTAATTCTAGTTCATTTTTCAGGTGTTAATGTAAATATCATCTCTTCTAGGTATCATGTTCTCTCATAGCATTTAATCACATTGCATTGTAACCACCTGCTTTGCTAGTTTATATCCTCCAATATAATTGAAGTTCCCTGACAGCGGAAACACCCTTGTATACTGAGCATCCTGGCTAGCATGTAATTGGCCAAGTAAATACTTGAAGAATGAACAGGTTTGGACTTACGGAGGAGAAGCTGAGGAATCAAGAAAGGCTTCCAGAACCAGGGTGAtaaattatatgagaaaatatgtatatataaggaAGAGAAGGGATCTTTCAACTCTACCTGGGCATTAAGGTAATCCATTTACTCAGTACCTCTAGTAAAAGAGGTACTTCAGCTAGGGGAGAAGGATTAGCAGTTCTCCAAGTCaataaaggaaggagagagaagacagtctAGGCAGATAGAACAGAATGTGCAAAATCACAGAGATTTGTTACAACATGATAATGTTCTCAGGAACTGCTGAAATTAAAACTAGGGGGGAAATTGTGAAAGCTGTGTGGCTGCAACAGCAGACTGGAGTGTGGAGCAGGTTTTTCTCACACAGCGGCAGAGCAGAGATTAGCAGTTCCAAATTTACACCCCTCCAGCCCAGACTACCTTCCTCCTAGTAGTTTCACCACAGGGCCTAGCTTGATTACCTTCTTCCTTAGGTAATAGGCCATTTATGATCAGCCTTGTCTATGTCACATTTCCATTGCTTGACCCCTTTCCAAATTTCTTACACTGAGAGTGGTggagtgagttttttttttctgttagaaaAAGGGCAGGAAAACGGGTGGTGGGTTTGCAGAAACATCTGTTGTTGATTTTATCCTTGGGTGGTGGGAgcattaaaagattttaagaaaggGAATAAATAGATGGCATTTGCACTTTAGGAATGTTATGCTGGCAGTGTGGAGGATCGACTTGAAGGGCTAGAGATAAAGGGAAGGAGAATGTGTTAGAAGATTATATtgggttaaaaatgaaaaacagcaaaaatggaaaggagaacttaattctttttaaaagtgaaagcagCAGCCCTCAATATGAGGAATGAGGAAGAAGGCAGCATCTATATCGGTGCCTTGGGAAACTGAGAGGATAATATTGGCGGTAATGAGTATAGGGGATTATgtgttgtttgtgttttcattCACACAGCTTAAAGTTCCTGAATTTCTGCCACATGCCATGTCCTGTTAAGGTGCTGAAGATACAGTAAACAAAGTGAAGTCTGttctttcatggagcttacattctaatgggaggagacagacactAAATCTGTAATATGCCAGATGGTGATGAGTtctagaggaaaaataaagcagagaataGTGGGGTGTGTTATTTtgtatagagaaaaacaaaaaatgcttcCATGATAGAAGGATGTGAGGGAAGTGGGGAGACTCCAAGAGCCAAGGTCCTGAGACAAGAGCTTGCCTGGCATTTTGGGAGCACATGGAAGCTAATGAGACTGTGTAcattgagagagggagagaagagatgaagtcagaggCAGAGCGGGGTAGGGGGCAGATCTTGAAGGGTCATTCAGGCTGTAGTAAAGACTTGGCATTTTATTCTGAGTAAattgggaagccactggaggattcTGAGCAGTAGGGGGAGAGTGAAGCGTACGAAAGAAGCAGGAGGACGAGGTAGGAGGCTTTCCTAACAATCCAGTCAAGACATGATGGGGCTTGAACCAGGGTAGTAATGGCAGCGGTGATGAAAAACATTTGGATTGtaggtatatattttaaaactggaacCAATAGGATTTGTTCATGGATTGGATGTGTGGTGTTAACAAAGTTGCTGAGTGAAGGATGCTGCCAAGGTTTCTCCCCTGAGGAACCAAAAGAATGGAGTCGCTGTTCTGACAAGGAGAACAGGTTGAGGTGGAAGAGAAGCGAGAGTTGGATTTTGGCCCTGGTAAGATGAAAAGACCTAATTAAATATCAAGATGGAAATGTCACAGAGTGGATATATAGGAATATGGAAAGAGAAGCAGTGTGCTTTGGGACATGACTGTTTATGCtgagaaattaaatgatttagGTTGAAGATTGAGAATTTGTAAAGAGTGAGTGTGGCAAAAGGATAAGAAAGTACTGATAAGAAAAtactctaggggccagcccagtggcatagagggttaagttcgcacattctgcttcagtggccctgggtttgccggttcggatcccaggtgccgacctacgcacggcttgtcaagccatggttgtggcaggtatcccatatataaagtagaggaagatgggcacagatgttagctcagggccagtcttccccagcaaaaagaggaaggttggtggcagatgttagctgagggctgatcttcctcaaaaaaaaacaaaaacttgattGCATCTCTGATGTCATCAGTTGTGATatacagctttttattttttaccagtaagaaacaagaaaatactgCCAATTAATTTATAATAGGCATGCCAATTACTGAATTGTTAAAGTGTGGGAAAAAATGGTGtcagattcaatgaaataacaTAGTTAATGTATAATTTAGAAGGTTAGtaggaaaaagggagaaggaagtcTATGAGGTTAGAGAGTTAGAGTGGGGGAGTAAGAGAACTAAAGGATAAGAATTTGTAGTCAAAGAATGGAGTTTGGAGATTTCAGAGGTGCAGCTGACCCAAGCTCAACTAATACCCTCGAGAAGTTGTACAAGACCCAGAATATTCCTGTTGGTGGAGGGAAGCAGAACGTGGGTAAGAAGGCCAGAGAGTAGGGAATACTTTCTTGAGAAGTATTGTGCCCCGTccacttcatttaattttcctgataacgaaattgaggcccagagtttaaataacttgcataAGATCAAAGAACTATTTAGTGAGAGACCGAAGATTAGGCCACGGTTAGATTAAAGCTTTGTAACTAGGAGGTGGGGGATATTTAATTGAACAGCTGAACCTTTGCTTCAAACATTCCTGTCTAAGTAAGATATTGTACGTTGTTGTAGTTTAATTTGAAAACACTTCTTTTTCAACAGCCTCAAAGAGTTGCTGCGAGCTAAATTAATTGAATGTGGCTGGAAGGATCAGTTGAAGGCCCACTGTAAAGGTAATCAGTTTCATTTGGAAGATAAGCTAATTCCATTTTTCCCAACTGTGTTGGCTTGGGGTTCATTAGAAAAATTATGGTTAGTATTTTAAGGTATATTGAGTGCTCAGGcgtaacttaaaaacaaatagaaaattgaatCTTTTAGTAACGATTTCCTCCTCTTGGTAATAATATGTAGACCTAATTcctaaatttttagaaattttctttgtgtttctcttaaAACAAGTGAGGTGAGATTTTCTCTGCCTTCAAAGTATGGAATCCCACCTTTTTCAGTGATCTTCCTCAACGTGAAACATGAGTTATTCctaatatgttttcatttaaaacaaattgagCACTTTATGATTGGCAGACTTAAAGGAATTGTATCTCCTAACagtgttattttgaaaaattcatctATAAAAGCTCTTAGAGAATTgcagttatttttaagaatgtagaATGGAAGCTTGTTAAATGCTGGGTACTGATTCCACAGATAGATTATACATGTCACTAAGACAAGCCTCCTCACTTTCTGGCTCACCTTTTAGAATGATGgcattgtgattatttttaatgaattcccATTGTGTTGTAATGGTttctataaataataatgataatagagACTATTTATAACATTACCCCTAAGAAGGCAAAGTGGCAAATTAGTAAAAGCATAGACTTTGAGGTCATACAGACCTTCACTGATAAAAGACTAGAGCTGGATTTTAACTCATGTTTGGATGGATTAGTTAATCTTTAAGCTTCAGTTGCCTCACCTGTGAAGTGGGAGAAATGCCCACCCATTAGATTATTGTGACTATTAAATGATGTCAATTGTTCAGCACATGATGGGGCTCCAGTGCATGTTAACtgctttcccctcttctctgtcttt
This genomic interval from Equus przewalskii isolate Varuska chromosome 8, EquPr2, whole genome shotgun sequence contains the following:
- the ENY2 gene encoding transcription and mRNA export factor ENY2 isoform X1: MVVSKMNKDAQMRAAINQKLIETGERERLKELLRAKLIECGWKDQLKAHCKEVIKEKGLEHVTVDDLVAEITPKGRALVPDSVKKELLQRIRTFLAQHASL